One part of the Suncus etruscus isolate mSunEtr1 chromosome 2, mSunEtr1.pri.cur, whole genome shotgun sequence genome encodes these proteins:
- the IL25 gene encoding interleukin-25 yields the protein MYRVSARLVQVVAFLAIVMGSHTSILHVLKGCTHRHFCLNGKEHELLEEWQKWNTEFLPNPRATSITHTSDDCKASTDGPLRSRSISPWSYELDRDLNRLPQDLYHAKCSCSHCVSLETGSEMDPLGNSEPLYHNQTVFYRRRCPGVQGTPHNYCLEPQLYPVSLACVCVRPRMAA from the exons ATGTATCGGGTGAGCGCCAGACTGGTGCAG GTGGTCGCGTTCTTGGCAATAGTCATGGGAAGCCACACCTCTATCCTGCATGTCCTGAAGGGTTGCACCCACCGGCACTTCTGCCTCAATGGCAAAGAGCACGAACTCTTGGAGGAGTGGCAGAAGTGGAACACTGAGTTCCTGCCTAACCCCAGGGCAACCAGCATCACCCACACCTCAGATGACTGCAAAGCTAGCACCGATGGACCCCTGAGAAGCAGATCCATCTCCCCCTGGAGTTATGA GTTGGACAGGGACTTGAACCGGCTTCCCCAGGACCTCTATCACGCCAAGTGCAGTTGCTCACATTGCGTCAGCCTCGAGACAGGCTCCGAAATGGACCCCTTGGGCAACTCCGAGCCGCTCTACCACAATCAGACTGTCTTCTACCGGCGACGCTGCCCCGGAGTGCAGGGCACCCCGCACAACTACTGCCTGGAGCCGCAGCTTTACCCTGTCTCCCTGGCCTGTGTGTGCGTGCGTCCACGCATGGCAGCTTAG
- the CMTM5 gene encoding CKLF-like MARVEL transmembrane domain-containing protein 5, protein MFSAWDRRDQPPEVEPASGLQGFSIDRTFLSSFKGILLETELALTFIIFICFTASISAYMAAALLEFFITLTFLFLFATQCHLRFDRLNWPCLDFLRCVSAIIILLVVSFAAVTSRDGAAIAAFVFGIILVSVFAYDAFKIYRMELVPGPSQGDQQ, encoded by the exons ATGTTCAGTGCTTGGGATCGCCGGGACCAGCCCCCCGAAGTGGAGCCAGCATCAGGGCTTCAGGGGTTCTCCATCGATAGGACCTTCCTCTCATCCTTTAAGGGCATTCTGCTGGAAACAGAGCTG GCCTTGACCTTCATCATCTTCATCTGCTTCACGGCCTCCATCTCTGCCTACATGGCGGCGGCGCTGCTGGAGTTCTTCATCACACtcaccttcctcttcctctttgccACCCAGTGCCACCTGCGCTTCGACCGGCTCAACTGGCCTTGTTTG GACTTCCTGCGCTGTGTCAGCGCCATCATCATTCTCCTGGTGGTCTCCTTTGCTGCTGTGACCTCCCGGGATGGAGCTGCCATTGCTGCTTTT GTTTTTGGCATCATCTTGGTTTCTGTCTTTGCCTACGATGCCTTCAAGATTTACCGAATGGAGCTGGTGCCCGGGCCCAGCCAAG GGGACCAGCAGTGA